GGGTAGCTGGTAGCCTCCCGAGCCACCAACCCGTGCAGCGATTCTTCGTGGAAAACGACCGGGATCCCCAGGCGCGTTTCTTCTACGAAGAACTTCTGGATGGCGTTGGACAGTTCCATCATCTCACGCGGTGTCAGCCCCCCGCGTGAATCGCTTAGCCTTGCGATCTGCCCAATGCCATGCCTCAGGTGTGTCCGCAGCCCTTCAGGGCTCAGGTTTCCCTTTTCGTCAAAGAGGTGACTCGCCTTCGCGCTCCAGATGCAAAGCATCTGCGCGACCTTTTCTTCGAGGGTCATTCGCCCAAGGAGGTCTTTGACGCGTTCATCCACGGACAAGGCGGCGTCCTGGTAGGGTAGGCGAGTGTGTCTAACTGCTGCGCTTGGGGAAGAAGGGCTATCCTTTGCCATCTCTCGTTTCCGTAGTCTGCACCTTCAGGATGAATAACCACAGTTTCACGAGACGCGCACGGACGACTGCTACCGGCTTCGAACAACCCAGGCTCTTAACCAGCGTTGAACCGGTTAGAACATAAGAAGAATGCTTCAATAAGTCAAGAGAAAAATCACCTGAGCTCTAACTTTTTCACCTCCAGCACTGCGTGGCAAGGTCAAAGCAGCATCAGGTGGCCTGGACCCAGGTTCCCCGTGCGTTGCCGTCGTCTGCAGCCATCTGTTCTTGCCACAAGGTGGAAAGCAGAGTCCTCCCGGCCCAACACCCCCGATCGCGCACGGCTCAGGAACGAGCTGCAACGGTGCGCACGAGCGCAAGAATGTTCTCCGTCTTGACCCCAGGTGGCATGCCACCACCACAAGAGACGATCACCCGCGCTTTGTCCGTGAGGCTATTAAGAAGGCCCGCGGTGGCCACTTCCACCTGCTGGGGCGTGCCATTGGCCAGCACGTCCCTGGGCGGGATGTTGCCAAGCAACGTCACTTTGCCCCCTGTGAGTCGCTGAAGTTCGCAAAGAGAAACATCAAATCCCATGTTGAACAGGTTGACGCCCATTTCCGCCAGGTAGGGGGCCGAAACCCCGCACGGCGCGTCATTGTGGAAGAACCTAATGGCAACATCGTGGGCGAACAACTCCTTGAAGCGCGGTAGCGCAAAGCGACGGAACTCTTCCTCGCCGATGAGCCCTACGATGTCGTCGAGGAGGAATATGCCATCGATGGTGGGAAAAGTCTCCCGCTGCAGGTGCAACCAGTCCTTGAGGAAGCTTGTAATCTTGTCCAGCAGCTGTTCTGTTTTCTCCGGCTCGATCATCATGGTCGTGAGGAACTCGGTGGTCCCCATGAGGTGCGCAGCGATGTTCAACGGGCCACGCGCCACGGAAAAGTAGA
The candidate division KSB1 bacterium genome window above contains:
- a CDS encoding uroporphyrinogen decarboxylase, with the protein product MTEQQWEMLKQVVAGKVFTPLPVGFIIDSPWLPNWYGMRILDYFSNDELWFAANLKAANDFPDVLFLPGFWAEFGMCTEPSAFGARCSFPEKEFPHAHKVLASIADLEALPQPNPRTDGLLPFVLNRLKLAEPKLRGHGHCVYFSVARGPLNIAAHLMGTTEFLTTMMIEPEKTEQLLDKITSFLKDWLHLQRETFPTIDGIFLLDDIVGLIGEEEFRRFALPRFKELFAHDVAIRFFHNDAPCGVSAPYLAEMGVNLFNMGFDVSLCELQRLTGGKVTLLGNIPPRDVLANGTPQQVEVATAGLLNSLTDKARVIVSCGGGMPPGVKTENILALVRTVAARS